In Nostoc sp. GT001, a genomic segment contains:
- the petH gene encoding ferredoxin--NADP reductase: protein MYNQGAVEGAANTELGSRIFLYEVVGLRQSEETDQTNYPIRKSGSVFIRVPYNRMNQEMRRITRLGGTIVSIQPVTALQPVNGQASFGSATSVVSELATSGETANSEGNGKATPVNTHSETKGFAKPPAEEQLKNKDKKGNTMTQAKAKKDHGDVPVNTYRPNAPFIGKVISNEPLVKEGGIGIVQHLKFDISAGDLKYIEGQSIGIIPPGLDKNGKPEKLRLYSIASTRHGDDVDDKTVSLCVRQLEYKHPETGETVYGVCSTHLCFLEPGAEIKITGPVGKEMLLPEDPEANVIMLATGTGIAPMRAYLWRQFKDAERAANPEYQFKGFSWLIFGVPTTPNLLYKEELEEIQQKYPDNFRLTAAISREQKNPQGGRMYIQDRVAEHADELWQLIKNEKTHTYICGLRGMEEGIDAALTTAAAKEGVTWSDYQKQLKKAHRWHVETY from the coding sequence ATGTACAATCAAGGTGCTGTTGAGGGTGCTGCCAACACAGAATTAGGTAGCCGCATCTTCCTTTATGAAGTAGTGGGTTTGCGTCAGAGTGAAGAAACCGATCAAACTAACTACCCAATTCGGAAAAGTGGCAGTGTGTTCATCAGAGTGCCTTACAACCGCATGAATCAAGAAATGCGACGTATCACTCGTCTAGGCGGCACAATTGTTAGCATCCAGCCTGTAACTGCGCTACAGCCAGTTAATGGTCAAGCCTCATTTGGAAGTGCTACAAGCGTTGTCAGCGAGTTAGCTACATCTGGGGAAACTGCTAACAGTGAAGGGAATGGTAAAGCCACACCTGTAAATACTCATAGTGAAACCAAAGGTTTTGCTAAACCACCAGCTGAAGAACAGCTCAAGAATAAGGACAAGAAAGGCAACACCATGACTCAAGCGAAAGCCAAAAAAGACCACGGTGACGTTCCTGTTAACACTTACCGTCCCAATGCTCCGTTTATTGGCAAGGTAATATCTAATGAACCGCTAGTCAAAGAAGGTGGTATTGGTATTGTTCAACACCTCAAATTTGACATTTCCGCCGGGGATTTGAAGTATATAGAAGGTCAAAGTATTGGGATTATCCCACCAGGATTAGACAAGAACGGCAAGCCAGAAAAACTGAGACTCTATTCCATCGCCTCAACTCGTCATGGCGATGATGTGGATGATAAGACAGTATCACTGTGCGTCCGTCAATTAGAATATAAGCACCCAGAAACTGGCGAAACAGTCTACGGTGTTTGCTCTACACACCTGTGTTTCTTAGAACCAGGGGCAGAGATAAAAATTACTGGGCCTGTGGGTAAGGAAATGTTGTTACCCGAAGATCCCGAAGCTAATGTCATCATGTTGGCAACTGGAACGGGTATTGCCCCGATGCGGGCTTATCTGTGGCGTCAGTTTAAAGATGCAGAAAGAGCAGCTAACCCAGAATACCAATTTAAAGGATTCTCTTGGCTAATATTTGGTGTTCCCACAACTCCAAACCTCTTATATAAGGAAGAACTGGAAGAAATTCAACAAAAATATCCTGATAACTTCCGTCTGACTGCTGCCATCAGCCGGGAACAAAAAAATCCCCAAGGCGGTAGAATGTACATCCAAGACCGCGTAGCGGAACATGCAGATGAATTGTGGCAGTTGATTAAAAACGAAAAAACCCACACCTACATCTGCGGTTTGCGGGGTATGGAAGAAGGTATTGATGCAGCCTTAACAACTGCTGCTGCTAAAGAAGGCGTAACCTGGAGTGATTACCAGAAGCAACTCAAGAAAGCTCATCGCTGGCACGTAGAAACCTATTAA
- a CDS encoding phosphoribulokinase: protein MTSKPERVVLIGVAGDSGCGKSTFLRRLIDLFGEDLMTVICLDDYHSLDRKQRKETGITALDPRANNFDLMYEQIKALKSGQAIDKPIYNHETGLIDPPERVEPNHIIVVEGLHPLYDERVRSLIDFSVYFDISDEVKIAWKIQRDMAERGHRYEDVLAQINSRKPDFEKFIEPQREFADVVLQVLPTNLIKNDTERRVLRVRMLQREGKEGFDPTYLFDEGSTINWTPCGRKLTCSYPGMQLYYGSDVYYGRYVSVLEVDGQFDNLEEVIYIETHLSNTSTKYQGELTHLLLQHREYPGSNNGTGFFQVLTGLKMRAAYERLTATEAKLAIQV, encoded by the coding sequence ATGACAAGTAAGCCGGAACGCGTGGTACTGATTGGAGTAGCCGGAGACTCTGGTTGCGGTAAATCTACGTTTTTGCGTCGTTTGATAGATTTGTTTGGTGAAGATTTAATGACAGTCATCTGCTTGGATGACTATCACTCGTTGGATCGCAAACAGCGCAAAGAAACGGGGATAACGGCGCTAGACCCCAGGGCGAACAATTTTGACCTGATGTATGAGCAAATTAAAGCGCTCAAAAGTGGTCAAGCTATTGATAAGCCGATTTACAACCACGAAACCGGCTTGATCGATCCGCCAGAGCGGGTAGAGCCGAATCACATTATAGTTGTTGAAGGGCTGCATCCTTTATATGATGAGCGGGTGCGATCGCTAATCGACTTCAGTGTTTATTTTGACATTAGCGATGAGGTCAAAATTGCCTGGAAAATCCAGCGAGATATGGCTGAACGCGGTCATCGCTACGAAGATGTGTTAGCGCAAATCAATTCCCGCAAACCTGACTTTGAAAAGTTTATCGAACCGCAAAGAGAATTCGCCGATGTGGTTCTCCAGGTATTGCCCACAAACTTGATCAAAAACGACACCGAGCGCAGAGTCCTACGGGTACGTATGCTCCAGCGGGAAGGTAAGGAAGGGTTCGATCCAACCTACCTATTTGATGAAGGGTCAACAATTAATTGGACTCCTTGTGGACGCAAGCTGACATGTTCTTATCCTGGTATGCAACTGTACTACGGTTCAGATGTTTACTACGGCCGCTATGTCTCAGTACTAGAGGTGGATGGTCAATTTGACAATTTGGAAGAAGTCATTTACATCGAAACCCATCTCAGCAATACATCCACCAAATATCAGGGTGAATTGACTCACTTGTTACTCCAGCACCGCGAGTATCCAGGTTCCAATAATGGAACTGGTTTCTTCCAAGTGCTTACAGGTTTGAAGATGCGTGCTGCTTATGAGCGGTTGACAGCTACGGAAGCAAAGTTAGCGATTCAGGTTTAA
- the metK gene encoding methionine adenosyltransferase: MSRRYLFTSESVTEGHPDKICDQISDTILDALLTQDPSSRVAAEVVVNTGLVLITGEITTKANVNFVNLARKKIAEIGYTNADNGFSANSTSVLLALDEQSPDIAQGVNTAQETRQQDSDELFDKIGAGDQGIMFGFASNETPELMPLPISLAHRIARRLAAVRKTGELSYLRPDGKTQVTVVYEDGRPVGIDTILISTQHTASIGEITDEAAVQAKIKQDLWSAVVEPVFGDIDVKPNDETRFLVNPTGKFVVGGPQGDSGLTGRKIIVDTYGGYSRHGGGAFSGKDPTKVDRSAAYAARYVAKNIVAAGLAEKVEIQLSYAIGVARPTSILVDTFGTGKVDEETLLELINKHFELRPAGIIHTFNLRNLPSERGGRFYQDVAAYGHFGRADLDLPWEQTDKAELLKQAANESLSAAVAQALT; the protein is encoded by the coding sequence TTGTCTCGTCGATATCTATTTACCTCTGAGTCAGTCACCGAAGGTCATCCAGATAAAATCTGCGATCAGATTTCTGATACTATTCTGGATGCCCTATTGACACAAGATCCGAGCAGTCGTGTCGCCGCTGAAGTCGTAGTTAATACTGGTTTGGTGCTAATCACTGGTGAAATAACCACCAAAGCTAATGTAAATTTTGTCAATCTCGCCCGGAAAAAAATTGCCGAAATTGGTTATACCAATGCCGACAATGGCTTTTCTGCTAACAGCACCAGCGTTCTGCTGGCTTTAGACGAACAATCACCCGATATTGCCCAAGGCGTTAACACCGCCCAAGAAACCCGCCAGCAAGATAGTGATGAGCTATTCGATAAAATTGGTGCGGGCGATCAAGGTATAATGTTTGGCTTTGCCAGCAACGAAACACCAGAACTGATGCCCTTACCCATCAGTCTCGCCCACCGCATTGCTCGCCGATTGGCAGCAGTTCGTAAAACAGGTGAATTGTCATACCTGCGTCCTGACGGTAAAACCCAAGTAACTGTGGTCTACGAAGATGGACGCCCCGTAGGTATTGATACGATTCTAATTTCCACCCAGCATACAGCCAGTATTGGGGAAATTACGGATGAGGCAGCGGTACAAGCCAAAATTAAACAAGACCTCTGGTCAGCAGTGGTCGAACCTGTTTTTGGCGACATTGACGTTAAACCTAATGACGAAACACGTTTTTTAGTCAACCCCACTGGCAAATTTGTCGTTGGTGGTCCTCAAGGAGACTCTGGTCTGACAGGACGGAAAATAATCGTTGATACCTACGGTGGCTATTCACGTCATGGTGGCGGCGCTTTTTCTGGTAAAGACCCCACGAAAGTAGACCGTTCTGCTGCTTATGCGGCTCGCTATGTCGCGAAAAATATTGTCGCCGCTGGGTTGGCAGAAAAAGTTGAAATCCAACTATCTTATGCTATCGGTGTAGCACGACCAACAAGCATTCTAGTGGATACCTTTGGTACTGGCAAAGTGGATGAAGAAACCTTACTGGAATTAATCAACAAACACTTTGAACTCCGTCCAGCAGGGATTATCCATACCTTCAACTTACGCAACTTACCAAGTGAACGAGGCGGACGTTTTTATCAGGACGTCGCGGCTTACGGTCATTTTGGGCGGGCTGATTTAGACTTGCCTTGGGAACAGACCGATAAAGCCGAATTGTTGAAGCAAGCAGCAAATGAGTCACTTTCGGCAGCAGTTGCTCAGGCACTGACTTAG
- a CDS encoding IS701 family transposase — MDVELQILKHLARDAHPTVATIDEYCAEYKDLFREVRNYECFKYLHLGIMSQIQRKSLPEIAKVVSINSAQSLHHFLANSDWSVNKLKQRRLNRLKKELDGQAITVVIDETGDRKKGKKTDCVARQYLGSVGKIDNGIVSVNAYGVYSNITFPLIVKVFKPKGTLKESDKYKTKIELASEIITELIESGFNIELVLADSLYGESSQFIRKIAEYNLAYVVSIRSNHGVWLPAGERVRANKWCKFERTFSNQKSEVRYIREIIYGKKRAITYWEITTDPETMPENSTSFVMTNLQGNLKKTLGDLYGLRTWVEYGFRQCKQELGWTDYRFTNFQHIERWWEIIFCVYTMISLNSPAFLGLNQSRQIETEAEENSDVDFSNHPQWNREYGWKNTLNNLRLIIQPLLLFWLIYPWLSIFPNSHLLLGFNHLIAAMNQFKPGYGSG; from the coding sequence ATGGATGTAGAATTACAAATCTTGAAACATTTGGCAAGAGATGCTCACCCAACAGTTGCCACCATAGATGAATATTGTGCAGAGTATAAAGACCTGTTTAGAGAAGTAAGAAATTATGAGTGCTTCAAATATTTACATCTGGGAATAATGTCCCAAATTCAAAGAAAATCATTACCAGAGATAGCGAAAGTTGTAAGTATTAACTCAGCTCAGTCATTACATCATTTTCTAGCCAATTCAGATTGGTCAGTAAATAAGTTAAAACAACGAAGATTAAATAGATTGAAGAAAGAATTAGATGGTCAAGCAATTACAGTAGTCATAGATGAAACCGGAGATAGAAAAAAAGGTAAAAAGACTGATTGTGTGGCTAGACAATATTTGGGAAGCGTGGGGAAGATAGATAATGGGATAGTTTCAGTTAATGCTTATGGAGTTTACTCTAATATAACTTTTCCATTAATTGTAAAAGTATTTAAACCAAAAGGAACACTAAAGGAGTCAGATAAATACAAAACGAAAATAGAGTTAGCATCAGAAATTATTACAGAGCTAATTGAATCAGGGTTTAATATTGAATTAGTACTGGCTGATAGCTTATATGGTGAAAGTAGTCAATTTATTAGAAAAATAGCTGAATATAATTTAGCTTATGTTGTATCAATTAGAAGTAATCATGGAGTTTGGTTGCCAGCAGGAGAAAGGGTTAGGGCGAATAAATGGTGTAAATTTGAGAGAACATTTAGCAATCAAAAATCAGAAGTTAGATACATTAGGGAAATAATTTATGGTAAAAAAAGAGCCATAACTTACTGGGAAATAACTACTGATCCAGAAACCATGCCAGAAAATTCTACTTCTTTTGTGATGACAAATCTTCAAGGTAATCTCAAGAAAACTTTAGGCGACTTATATGGATTAAGAACCTGGGTAGAATATGGTTTTCGGCAGTGTAAACAGGAACTAGGCTGGACAGATTACCGTTTCACCAATTTCCAACATATTGAGAGGTGGTGGGAGATTATTTTTTGTGTTTACACGATGATTAGTTTAAATTCTCCCGCCTTCTTAGGCTTAAATCAATCTCGTCAAATTGAGACTGAGGCAGAAGAAAATAGTGATGTTGATTTTTCTAATCATCCGCAATGGAACCGCGAATACGGATGGAAAAATACTTTAAATAATCTGCGTCTAATTATCCAACCACTCTTACTATTTTGGTTGATTTATCCCTGGTTAAGCATTTTCCCTAATTCACACTTATTGCTAGGATTCAATCATTTAATTGCTGCAATGAATCAATTTAAACCTGGTTATGGTTCTGGATAA
- a CDS encoding IS1 family transposase (programmed frameshift): MECPRCGSSHIRKNGNKRGKQNHICCNCDRQFIDRYEPPQGYSDEVKRECLKMYVNGMGFRGIERVKGVHHTTLITWVKLVGELLPDVYDPETIPEVGELDELETFVGKKNKVWLWTAVNHFTQGILAWVLGDHSAETFRPLWDIVGTWQCYFYVTDGWLVYPGFIPEGDQIVSKTYMTRVEGENTRLRHYLARLHRKTLCYSKSAQMLKYSIRLLLHYLKFWDVPVSV, from the exons ATGGAATGTCCGCGTTGTGGGTCGTCTCATATCCGTAAGAACGGAAATAAAAGAGGTAAACAGAATCACATTTGCTGTAATTGCGATCGCCAATTTATTGATCGGTACGAACCACCTCAAGGATACAGTGATGAAGTGAAACGGGAATGCCTGAAAATGTACGTTAATGGTATGGGATTTCGTGGCATTGAACGGGTCAAAGGTGTGCATCACACGACATTGATTACTTGGGTAAAACTTGTAGGAGAACTGCTACCTGATGTTTATGATCCAGAGACAATTCCAGAAGTTGGCGAACTCGATGAACTAGAAACGTTCGTCGGC AAAAAAAACAAAGTTTGGCTTTGGACAGCAGTGAACCACTTCACACAAGGTATTTTAGCGTGGGTTTTGGGCGACCATAGCGCCGAAACTTTTCGACCGTTATGGGATATTGTAGGTACTTGGCAGTGCTATTTCTATGTCACGGATGGATGGTTGGTCTATCCAGGCTTTATTCCAGAGGGCGACCAGATTGTGAGCAAGACTTACATGACACGAGTTGAGGGGGAAAACACCCGGTTGCGCCACTATCTCGCTCGATTGCATCGAAAAACGCTATGTTATTCCAAATCAGCACAAATGCTGAAATACTCGATTCGATTGCTACTTCACTATCTCAAGTTTTGGGATGTTCCAGTTTCAGTATGA
- a CDS encoding anion transporter → MIVFKSIIIGLTYIGLGLGYLPGLRMNRASIALVGAALLMAFGVLDLKEAWQAIDYKTLIFLFGMMVISTNLAYAGFFQLTLDTVTHFTRSPLGLLIVLTFGSGILSAFFLNDTIALILTPLVLGLTQTLNLNPIPYLLALAGATNLGSVATLSGNPQNILIGSFSGISYLDFAKALTPIALVSLLIQIALLWWLYPDVRSTKSCPSVTPVRYRIFKPLLTKSLLITGGLLFTFLIGIPPAQATLVAASLLFITRRIKPQRVLNKVDWDLLVMFSGLFVVTAGVEKLGILNLFSGLVYTPLSILGITALLSNLVSNVPAVLLLQHLLPHPDTKTWLLLAAGSTLAGNLTLLGSVANLIVAEAVAKLGYQLSFWEHLRFGLPLTVLTLILTYFWI, encoded by the coding sequence ATGATTGTTTTCAAATCCATCATCATTGGGCTGACTTATATAGGTTTGGGTTTAGGATATCTCCCTGGTTTGCGGATGAACCGAGCCAGTATTGCTTTAGTTGGTGCAGCTTTGCTGATGGCATTCGGGGTATTAGACCTCAAAGAAGCATGGCAAGCAATAGACTATAAAACGCTGATTTTCCTGTTTGGCATGATGGTAATCAGCACAAACTTAGCTTACGCTGGTTTTTTCCAGCTAACCCTTGATACAGTTACACACTTTACCCGTAGCCCTTTGGGTTTGCTAATTGTTTTAACTTTTGGCAGTGGAATTCTCTCGGCTTTTTTTCTGAACGATACCATCGCTCTAATTTTGACTCCTTTGGTTCTCGGTTTAACCCAAACTTTGAACCTCAATCCGATTCCTTACTTACTTGCTTTGGCGGGAGCAACTAATCTGGGTTCAGTAGCTACATTAAGTGGCAATCCACAAAATATTCTAATTGGTTCGTTTTCTGGTATCAGCTATCTCGATTTTGCGAAAGCATTGACTCCCATCGCATTAGTAAGTTTGTTGATCCAAATTGCGTTATTGTGGTGGCTTTATCCTGATGTCCGTTCTACTAAGTCTTGTCCGAGTGTAACCCCAGTGCGTTACCGCATATTTAAACCGTTGCTTACTAAAAGCCTATTGATAACAGGAGGACTATTATTTACATTCTTAATTGGCATACCCCCAGCCCAAGCAACACTCGTAGCTGCCAGTTTACTGTTTATTACTAGGCGAATCAAACCGCAACGAGTTTTAAATAAAGTAGATTGGGATTTATTGGTGATGTTTTCTGGACTATTTGTTGTTACCGCTGGAGTAGAAAAATTAGGAATATTGAATTTATTTAGCGGTTTAGTTTATACTCCCTTGAGCATATTAGGAATTACTGCTCTGCTTTCAAATTTAGTTTCTAATGTTCCAGCAGTATTATTACTACAACATTTACTTCCCCATCCAGACACGAAAACCTGGTTACTATTAGCAGCAGGATCTACCTTAGCAGGTAATCTAACTTTATTAGGTTCAGTTGCTAATTTAATTGTTGCTGAGGCTGTTGCAAAACTTGGTTATCAGTTATCATTCTGGGAACATCTACGTTTTGGTCTACCGTTAACTGTCCTGACTCTCATCCTGACTTATTTTTGGATTTAG
- a CDS encoding sulfite exporter TauE/SafE family protein: MKKNNSSALKPTTTSLQVRRFRLSFLYAVPIGVLGGLIGLGGAEFRLPVLAGTLNYSVRQAIPLNLAVSLITIAASLTIRGSTLSLSQVIPLLPVVFSLITGAVITAFFGAAIAGRLSNEQLERIILMLLVVIGIALIVEGFLPQQIPAFLPPALSWRIPAGILFGLAIGLVSSLLGVAGGEVIIPTLVFAFGADIKTAGTASLIVSLPTVLVGVIKYASRGAFADRTLLGNTIAPMGVGSVIGAIIGGMLVGIVPPRILKVTLGIILNISAFRVFHKVKSSNGK; encoded by the coding sequence ATGAAAAAGAATAATTCGTCTGCACTAAAGCCTACAACTACAAGCTTGCAAGTTCGTCGTTTCCGATTATCCTTTCTCTACGCCGTGCCAATTGGGGTATTAGGCGGGCTGATTGGCTTAGGAGGTGCAGAGTTTCGACTGCCAGTCCTGGCTGGCACATTGAACTATTCAGTGCGGCAGGCCATACCTTTGAACCTAGCTGTCAGCTTGATTACGATCGCTGCTTCTCTGACAATCCGGGGCAGTACACTTTCTTTGAGTCAAGTTATTCCATTACTTCCTGTGGTTTTCTCCTTGATAACTGGAGCGGTTATCACAGCCTTTTTCGGGGCAGCGATCGCAGGAAGGCTCTCAAACGAACAGCTTGAGCGCATCATCTTAATGTTATTAGTAGTGATTGGTATTGCCCTAATAGTCGAGGGTTTTCTACCTCAACAAATACCAGCTTTTTTACCGCCTGCTTTAAGTTGGCGTATTCCAGCAGGTATTTTATTTGGTCTAGCAATTGGGCTGGTAAGCAGTTTACTTGGGGTTGCAGGGGGTGAAGTGATCATCCCAACACTTGTTTTTGCTTTTGGTGCAGATATTAAAACAGCAGGTACAGCCAGTCTTATCGTTAGCTTACCAACTGTACTAGTAGGGGTTATCAAATATGCTAGTCGAGGTGCATTTGCAGATCGTACACTCTTGGGCAATACTATAGCGCCGATGGGAGTTGGCTCGGTGATTGGAGCCATAATCGGAGGAATGCTTGTCGGTATTGTTCCACCAAGGATACTAAAGGTAACACTAGGGATAATTTTGAATATATCGGCGTTTCGGGTCTTTCACAAAGTAAAGTCTTCTAATGGGAAATAA
- a CDS encoding pentapeptide repeat-containing protein: protein MKLQLLAAIALATPLFFASSVRAENPQDLQKLLSTGECVKCDLSGANLSGAHLIGADLRGSKLQGANLVGANLEGADLTGANLAGANLTSAYVTNVNLKQVNLNGVNFTRATIHDSNVYQASMNDLNLTDAEIFNTGIGIGGEDAQIPDWK from the coding sequence ATGAAACTCCAGCTATTAGCGGCCATTGCCTTAGCAACTCCCCTATTTTTTGCTAGCTCGGTTAGAGCTGAGAATCCACAGGATTTACAAAAGCTGCTTTCAACTGGGGAATGTGTTAAGTGCGATCTATCAGGAGCTAACCTCAGTGGCGCTCATTTGATTGGTGCTGATTTGAGAGGCTCGAAACTCCAAGGAGCTAACCTTGTAGGAGCTAACCTCGAAGGTGCTGACTTAACTGGTGCAAACTTGGCAGGTGCTAACCTAACATCTGCTTATGTAACCAATGTGAATTTGAAGCAAGTTAATCTCAACGGAGTAAATTTTACTCGTGCTACAATTCACGATTCTAATGTGTATCAAGCATCAATGAACGATCTAAATCTTACTGATGCGGAAATATTTAACACTGGAATTGGGATTGGTGGAGAAGACGCTCAAATTCCCGATTGGAAATAG
- a CDS encoding alpha/beta hydrolase, whose protein sequence is MSLIETYCKHEYITTNGAKLHYVTQGEGPLMLMLHGFPEFWYSWRHQIPEFAQNFKVVALDLRGYNDSDKPNEQSAYVMDEFIKDIEGVIKGLGYQKCVLVGHDWGGAIAWNFAYTHPEMLEQLIILNLPHPAKFAQGLRTLQQLQRSYYIFLFQLPWMPELFLQFSGYQAIETIFKGTAVNKSAFTQADIDAYKNAAAKRGALTAMLNYYRNVFQQRMLNPNWGVLKVPTLMIWGENDPALGKELTDDTGAYVRNFQIKYIPNCGHWVQQEQPELVNQYMREFLRN, encoded by the coding sequence ATGTCTCTAATAGAAACTTATTGTAAACACGAATATATAACTACCAATGGGGCAAAACTACATTACGTTACCCAAGGTGAAGGTCCTTTAATGTTGATGTTGCATGGGTTTCCTGAGTTTTGGTACTCTTGGCGGCATCAAATACCAGAATTTGCCCAAAACTTTAAAGTCGTCGCCCTTGACTTGCGTGGCTACAACGATAGTGATAAACCAAATGAGCAATCAGCTTATGTAATGGATGAATTTATCAAAGATATTGAGGGAGTAATTAAAGGATTAGGATACCAAAAGTGTGTATTAGTTGGACATGATTGGGGAGGTGCGATCGCTTGGAATTTTGCATACACTCACCCCGAAATGTTAGAACAATTAATTATTCTTAACCTGCCTCATCCTGCCAAATTTGCCCAAGGGTTACGCACTCTCCAACAGTTGCAGCGAAGTTACTATATCTTCCTTTTTCAACTACCCTGGATGCCAGAATTATTCTTACAATTTTCAGGCTACCAAGCAATTGAAACAATTTTTAAAGGTACAGCAGTTAACAAGAGTGCTTTCACTCAAGCCGATATTGACGCATATAAAAATGCTGCTGCAAAACGCGGTGCCCTCACAGCAATGTTGAACTACTACCGGAATGTTTTTCAGCAGAGAATGCTTAATCCAAATTGGGGCGTTCTGAAAGTGCCAACACTGATGATTTGGGGAGAAAATGACCCTGCACTCGGCAAAGAGCTAACCGACGACACCGGAGCCTATGTCAGGAATTTCCAAATCAAGTACATTCCAAATTGTGGTCATTGGGTGCAGCAAGAACAGCCGGAATTGGTTAATCAATATATGCGAGAATTTCTGAGGAATTAA
- a CDS encoding DUF1206 domain-containing protein — MTQQLTNHASLWVERLGRFGYLSKGVVYGIVGLLAAQVAFGSGGKTTDTQGALQTIVNQPFGQFLLALVAIGLIGYVIWRFVQAIKDPENKGNDAKGLAIRIGYAVNGLIYASLALSAVQIVMGTGSGKNSSDSTEDSTARLLSQPFGEWLVGTVGAFVIALGFYQFYQAFSGKFRKELNLTELSNTEAQWVMRISRFGLAARGIVFCIIGWFLIEAARQSNAATAEGLDEVLQTLAQQPNGAWLLGIVALGLVAYGIYTIIQARYRRLVNV, encoded by the coding sequence ATGACACAACAGTTGACAAACCATGCTTCATTGTGGGTTGAGCGACTGGGACGATTTGGCTATCTTTCCAAAGGAGTAGTTTACGGTATCGTTGGACTACTGGCAGCACAAGTGGCTTTTGGCAGTGGTGGTAAAACAACTGATACCCAAGGTGCTCTCCAAACAATCGTTAACCAACCATTTGGTCAATTTTTGCTGGCTTTAGTTGCAATTGGCTTGATTGGATACGTAATCTGGCGTTTTGTACAGGCAATTAAAGACCCAGAAAATAAAGGTAATGATGCCAAAGGTTTAGCAATACGAATTGGTTACGCAGTTAATGGCTTGATTTATGCAAGTTTAGCCTTAAGTGCTGTACAAATCGTTATGGGTACAGGCAGCGGTAAAAATAGTAGTGATTCTACTGAAGATTCGACAGCACGTTTGCTTTCTCAACCCTTTGGTGAATGGTTAGTTGGAACTGTGGGGGCGTTTGTAATTGCTCTAGGTTTCTATCAGTTTTATCAAGCTTTTAGTGGCAAATTTCGTAAAGAACTCAATTTAACTGAATTAAGCAACACAGAAGCCCAATGGGTAATGAGGATTTCCAGATTTGGTTTAGCAGCACGGGGTATAGTATTTTGTATTATCGGTTGGTTTTTAATTGAAGCTGCAAGACAATCAAACGCCGCTACCGCTGAAGGTTTGGATGAAGTATTACAGACGCTAGCGCAACAGCCTAATGGAGCATGGCTTTTGGGTATTGTGGCACTAGGTTTAGTTGCCTATGGGATTTACACAATAATACAGGCGCGGTATCGTCGGCTAGTCAATGTTTAG